Proteins from a genomic interval of Paenibacillus sp. RC334:
- the dgt gene encoding dGTP triphosphohydrolase codes for MTWQNKREHRQFPEQTRSDASRAAYERDYSRLIHSPTFRRLQGKSQVFGAGTGDYYRTRLTHSLEVAQIAREAARSLLRRHPEVELGQADNAGLIIDPEVVECASIAHDFGHPPFGHKGEEVLDGILDQLIETKVEKIAAAGSFTPDSRQGLEAYARERQIYEHFEGNAHNFRLIMFLEKRENVDGLNLSDAVLLGINKYPYPGILNKKGMYLHEWEYIRSIREDWGIPDGQKTLEAQLMDLCDDIAYSAHDLEDGIKAGKIEVHEHFLYDPYLIRLITEKITTLEDSFWQGWQLAQIEQKVAAVLSEFLKVWNGKMPMCEHDYSRTRREVKAYWVSLFVSSLGVIDVGDWKKVTFVRDGSEDLDMLRTVSVLKSFAWVTMIRDLRVQRLQKRSEWMLRRLWLAFLDPETSKSIIPSDWLQRFERDQGKAKPIWTWEHMVIDYIAGMTDAFAEKIYNELYGLKVGSIYDLD; via the coding sequence ATGACATGGCAAAATAAGAGAGAGCATCGGCAGTTTCCGGAACAGACACGAAGCGACGCTTCACGGGCAGCATATGAACGGGATTACTCCCGATTGATCCATTCACCGACCTTTCGTCGGCTGCAAGGCAAATCTCAGGTTTTTGGCGCAGGCACGGGTGATTATTATCGCACACGGCTGACGCATTCGCTGGAGGTAGCGCAGATTGCACGCGAAGCGGCACGCAGCTTGCTGCGGCGGCATCCCGAGGTGGAGCTGGGGCAGGCTGATAACGCCGGGCTGATTATTGACCCCGAGGTGGTGGAATGTGCGTCCATTGCGCATGATTTTGGCCATCCACCGTTCGGACACAAGGGCGAAGAGGTACTGGACGGCATTTTGGATCAGTTGATCGAGACGAAGGTGGAAAAGATAGCGGCCGCTGGAAGCTTCACGCCTGATTCCAGGCAGGGGCTGGAGGCATATGCACGCGAGCGGCAAATCTACGAGCATTTTGAGGGGAACGCACACAATTTCCGACTAATTATGTTTTTGGAGAAGCGTGAGAACGTAGATGGTTTGAATTTGTCGGACGCTGTTTTACTGGGGATCAACAAGTATCCGTATCCGGGGATTTTGAACAAAAAAGGGATGTATCTGCATGAGTGGGAATACATTCGTTCCATCCGCGAGGATTGGGGAATTCCTGATGGTCAAAAGACGCTGGAGGCCCAGCTTATGGACCTGTGCGACGATATTGCGTATTCCGCGCATGATCTGGAGGACGGAATTAAGGCAGGGAAAATTGAGGTGCACGAGCATTTTTTGTATGATCCGTACTTGATCCGTCTGATTACAGAAAAAATCACCACGTTGGAGGATAGCTTCTGGCAAGGCTGGCAGCTGGCTCAGATCGAACAGAAGGTGGCGGCTGTGCTCAGTGAATTTTTGAAGGTATGGAATGGCAAGATGCCTATGTGTGAACACGATTATTCCCGTACCCGTCGTGAGGTGAAAGCGTACTGGGTCAGTCTGTTCGTCAGCAGCTTGGGTGTAATTGATGTGGGTGATTGGAAAAAGGTTACTTTTGTGCGGGATGGAAGCGAGGATCTCGATATGCTTCGTACCGTGAGTGTGCTGAAAAGCTTTGCTTGGGTCACGATGATCCGTGATCTGCGCGTGCAGCGGCTGCAAAAACGGAGTGAATGGATGCTCAGACGCCTGTGGCTGGCTTTTCTCGATCCAGAGACATCCAAGTCCATTATTCCGAGTGATTGGCTCCAACGCTTTGAACGTGATCAGGGCAAGGCAAAACCGATTTGGACATGGGAGCATATGGTCATTGATTATATTGCAGGGATGACCGATGCGTTTGCCGAGAAAATCTATAATGAGCTGTATGGTTTGAAGGTGGGTTCCATTTACGATTTGGACTAA
- a CDS encoding metal-dependent hydrolase codes for MKITYYGHSAVLVEEEGKRIIIDPFLTGNPKAVVKAEDIQVDAVLLTHGHADHFGDAVEIAKRNDCPVIAVAELADYCSSQGAKAHGMNLGGGHQFDGFHVKFTLAFHSSSLNVNGQTIYMGEPAGILLTIGGKTFFHAGDTALFGDMRLIGETNSIDAAVLPIGDGYTMGPEDALLAAKWLRASRVIPVHYNTFPGIEQDGNAFCDRLHKEGIEGKALNPGESLEF; via the coding sequence ATGAAAATCACATATTACGGGCATTCAGCTGTGCTGGTGGAGGAAGAGGGCAAACGGATTATTATTGATCCTTTTTTGACCGGGAATCCTAAAGCGGTAGTAAAAGCTGAGGATATTCAGGTGGATGCAGTGCTGTTGACGCATGGTCATGCGGATCATTTTGGAGATGCTGTTGAAATTGCCAAGCGCAACGATTGCCCTGTAATCGCGGTGGCGGAATTGGCTGACTATTGTTCATCTCAGGGAGCCAAGGCTCACGGCATGAACCTTGGCGGTGGTCACCAATTTGACGGATTCCATGTAAAATTCACGCTTGCGTTCCACAGCTCCTCTTTAAATGTGAATGGACAAACGATATATATGGGTGAGCCTGCGGGCATTTTATTGACCATAGGCGGCAAAACATTTTTCCATGCTGGCGATACCGCCCTGTTTGGCGATATGCGTCTCATTGGGGAAACTAACTCGATAGATGCTGCGGTATTACCGATTGGTGACGGCTATACCATGGGACCGGAGGATGCGCTGCTGGCAGCTAAATGGCTCCGGGCAAGCCGCGTGATACCAGTGCATTACAATACATTCCCGGGCATTGAGCAGGACGGGAACGCCTTCTGTGACCGTCTGCACAAGGAAGGGATTGAGGGGAAAGCCCTGAATCCCGGTGAAAGCCTCGAATTTTAA
- the thpR gene encoding RNA 2',3'-cyclic phosphodiesterase, which produces MNGLPLVVPQTAQTQRLFTAIALPSEHKKELRRWVEQDVNELSFRKWTDFRDYHVTLQFLGDVATKDIPELEQALFQAAAAHSPFTLGLGEPGTFGRDGFPRVLWRGVTGQKDSLNQLHQSIVEATEPLGFKPEERPYRPHITVARSYTGQEPIPASMFQSNDRIGEPWEVGEFVLYATRMGQKPMYQIIQTIPLSRWNP; this is translated from the coding sequence ATGAACGGATTACCGCTGGTAGTACCGCAAACAGCACAAACACAAAGACTTTTTACCGCGATTGCTCTCCCGAGCGAGCATAAGAAGGAGTTACGCCGCTGGGTGGAACAGGATGTTAACGAGCTTTCTTTTCGCAAATGGACCGATTTCAGGGATTACCACGTGACACTTCAGTTCCTGGGGGATGTGGCGACCAAGGATATACCGGAACTGGAACAGGCTTTATTTCAGGCGGCCGCTGCACATTCCCCGTTCACTCTCGGGCTTGGCGAACCGGGGACTTTTGGACGAGATGGATTTCCGCGTGTGCTATGGAGGGGAGTTACGGGGCAGAAGGATTCTTTGAACCAGCTCCACCAATCCATAGTTGAGGCTACCGAACCGCTTGGTTTTAAGCCCGAGGAACGGCCTTACAGGCCCCATATCACAGTAGCACGTTCGTATACAGGGCAGGAGCCTATTCCGGCGTCTATGTTTCAGTCCAATGACCGGATAGGCGAGCCGTGGGAAGTGGGAGAATTTGTTTTGTACGCGACCCGAATGGGCCAAAAACCAATGTACCAAATAATTCAAACAATCCCATTATCAAGGTGGAACCCTTGA
- a CDS encoding cell wall hydrolase, translating to MEIVKEHRWFAPLLSVLLVCILGVGLYAEVQQTQKNHKNAPMQSLSWSGNSSAPSHGDRMETHNGSNRTSPIFAKAHGQPSWKQIMPTPLPASQMKQAGQARSNVATGVKKPEVQHSKSAILPPPTTIYFTKTQMLSQDDKALSTWSYPVSAKELLLLQKIVMAEAEGEPYEGKVAVANVVLNRLRSAPFPDTIQAVIYQKAQFSPVANGRLRRVHPNQDSIRAVTAALNGHKAVPDNTCFFLSLTLAQDLTVHHSRTKVKTIGHHTFYK from the coding sequence ATGGAAATCGTTAAAGAACATCGTTGGTTTGCACCTCTTTTGAGTGTGCTGCTTGTTTGTATATTGGGGGTAGGCCTCTACGCTGAGGTTCAACAAACACAAAAAAATCATAAAAATGCACCTATGCAATCTCTGAGCTGGTCAGGGAATTCTTCGGCTCCTTCACACGGGGACAGGATGGAGACCCATAACGGGTCAAACAGGACAAGTCCCATCTTTGCCAAGGCTCATGGGCAGCCGAGCTGGAAACAAATCATGCCGACTCCGTTACCCGCTTCCCAGATGAAGCAGGCGGGACAAGCCCGGAGCAATGTTGCAACCGGCGTGAAAAAACCTGAAGTCCAGCATAGCAAGTCCGCAATTCTTCCCCCTCCTACAACCATCTACTTTACGAAGACACAAATGCTCTCTCAGGATGACAAGGCGTTGTCTACCTGGAGCTATCCTGTCTCCGCTAAAGAACTGCTCCTGCTACAAAAAATAGTCATGGCAGAAGCAGAAGGCGAACCGTACGAAGGCAAAGTGGCAGTTGCCAACGTTGTCTTAAACCGGCTGCGGTCAGCCCCATTTCCCGATACGATTCAGGCAGTGATTTATCAAAAAGCGCAATTTAGTCCGGTTGCGAACGGGCGTCTTCGTCGTGTCCACCCCAACCAGGACAGCATTCGTGCGGTTACGGCTGCTTTGAATGGCCATAAAGCCGTGCCTGATAATACCTGTTTTTTCCTGTCGCTGACGTTGGCTCAGGATCTTACGGTTCATCATTCGCGTACCAAAGTGAAAACAATCGGTCATCATACCTTTTACAAATAA
- a CDS encoding methyltransferase domain-containing protein, translated as MNRHEINSSAMNMQRYIYTYACHETERELCLLELKSFFGQPPAHDSMLLSYRRLEPGTSPFIHLRLDVTADAGTLDELCEAASAIHLEEGKTFKVLCLKEGDNVADYDERRGIERRIGARIRGQAQMKEPDVTLGVIRVGERWLLGKCIYSDRSWLERRHKPQNYSTGLPVLVAKALVNLAVHDIAAQDIDVGRLKLLDPCCGMGNVMIEALSMGKDIRGCDINPLAVRGARVNLRHFGYEEDRVKLGDMNLLEGTYDAAILDMPYNLCSVLPADEQKQMLRSLRRLAARAVVVSTEPMAALLSESGWTLTEQCRIHKTGMSREIWICE; from the coding sequence ATGAACCGACATGAAATAAATAGTTCTGCTATGAATATGCAAAGATACATATATACCTACGCGTGTCATGAAACCGAGCGAGAGCTGTGTCTTTTGGAGTTGAAAAGCTTTTTCGGCCAGCCGCCTGCGCATGATTCCATGCTGTTGTCCTATCGGCGGTTGGAGCCGGGCACCAGCCCGTTCATCCATCTTCGGCTGGATGTGACCGCAGATGCGGGTACGTTGGATGAGCTATGCGAAGCAGCTTCCGCAATTCACCTTGAAGAAGGGAAGACCTTCAAGGTCCTGTGCCTTAAGGAAGGCGACAACGTGGCTGACTATGACGAGCGTCGCGGTATAGAAAGACGCATTGGCGCACGTATTCGAGGACAGGCGCAAATGAAAGAACCGGATGTCACCCTGGGTGTCATACGGGTAGGAGAGCGATGGCTGCTTGGCAAGTGCATATACAGCGACAGATCGTGGCTGGAGCGCCGTCATAAGCCGCAAAACTACTCCACCGGACTACCAGTGCTGGTAGCCAAAGCGCTTGTGAATTTAGCAGTGCATGACATAGCAGCACAGGATATAGATGTGGGCCGATTGAAGTTGCTGGACCCGTGCTGTGGCATGGGTAATGTGATGATTGAAGCATTGAGCATGGGAAAAGATATTCGCGGTTGTGATATTAATCCGCTGGCGGTACGCGGGGCACGCGTGAATTTGCGTCATTTTGGATATGAAGAGGATCGGGTGAAGCTGGGAGATATGAATCTGCTGGAGGGAACCTATGATGCAGCGATATTGGATATGCCCTATAACCTGTGCTCCGTGCTCCCTGCCGATGAACAAAAGCAGATGCTGCGCAGCCTGAGGCGCTTGGCCGCACGAGCGGTAGTCGTAAGCACGGAGCCGATGGCAGCATTGCTGTCCGAGTCAGGCTGGACCCTCACGGAGCAATGCCGCATACACAAGACAGGTATGAGCCGGGAAATATGGATCTGTGAATAG
- a CDS encoding MsnO8 family LLM class oxidoreductase, translated as MGSQSIPAKSLNLGVLDMVPLLPGNRPEQAVQWAGELARRAEAWGYTRYWTSEHHDMKGLASSSPEVLLAHIGAVTRQIKLGAGAILLPHYSPVKVAEWFHLLAALYPGRVELGLGRAPGGGPHASMALSGNFLQHVAELPQTMEALLALLEGTYEYEQVPVFARPMPEQPPALWMLGTNRKSAEYAARYSTGYVFGQFMSGQDTRDMLSMYRSGFQPSKRMDKPRTMVAVGAISASTNEQAQRWAAQITMGDPAMRANWLVGTPSDVAERLRSLQVEYDNDEFLLVTPIPDYEQRLQSYRLIAEAINSSYDSK; from the coding sequence ATGGGTTCTCAGTCTATACCTGCCAAATCACTGAATTTGGGGGTACTGGATATGGTGCCGTTATTGCCCGGAAACCGACCGGAGCAGGCCGTTCAATGGGCAGGAGAGCTGGCCAGACGTGCAGAAGCGTGGGGCTATACGCGCTACTGGACCTCGGAGCATCATGATATGAAGGGGCTAGCTTCCTCCAGCCCGGAAGTGTTGCTGGCTCACATCGGGGCGGTGACCCGGCAAATCAAGCTGGGGGCAGGCGCTATTTTGCTTCCGCATTATAGTCCGGTCAAGGTCGCAGAATGGTTTCATCTGCTGGCGGCTCTATATCCGGGCAGAGTCGAGCTGGGTCTCGGGAGAGCACCCGGTGGAGGACCACATGCTTCGATGGCGCTGAGCGGCAACTTTCTCCAGCATGTGGCTGAACTGCCACAGACGATGGAAGCGCTGCTGGCTTTGCTGGAAGGTACCTACGAGTATGAGCAGGTGCCTGTGTTTGCCCGCCCGATGCCTGAACAGCCACCTGCGCTGTGGATGCTGGGTACAAACCGTAAAAGTGCCGAATACGCCGCCCGGTATTCAACTGGCTATGTGTTCGGTCAATTTATGAGTGGGCAGGATACGAGAGATATGCTGAGCATGTACCGTTCCGGCTTTCAGCCGTCCAAACGAATGGACAAGCCCCGTACGATGGTTGCTGTAGGGGCCATAAGTGCCTCAACGAATGAACAGGCGCAGCGGTGGGCTGCACAGATTACGATGGGTGACCCGGCGATGCGGGCCAATTGGCTGGTGGGAACACCATCGGATGTTGCCGAACGGTTGCGCAGCTTGCAGGTTGAGTACGATAATGATGAATTTTTGTTGGTCACACCCATTCCCGATTATGAGCAGCGGCTTCAATCCTACCGTCTTATAGCAGAGGCCATAAATTCTAGCTATGATTCTAAATGA
- a CDS encoding D-2-hydroxyacid dehydrogenase, with protein MGTIVSLHQLTAEQEKQIRAAAPGYELFIGKAQELEPEQIRQAEVILGWSKHISEAALHPDSKLKWIQTWSAGIDKLPLAELEKRHILLTNTSGVHAVPITEQIFGMLLSHTRYLQQAVLLQRQKTWQPPEGDLTELRGKTLLITGVGEIGRETARIAEAFGMRVIGVRRSGKDAPHVKRMYTNEQLHEAMGEADIVVNILPFTEETRHFFDEKAFAAMRKGAFFINVGRGNTVHTDALVRSLEQKHIAFAGLDVFEEEPLPASHPLWSLENVLITPHIAGDTDRYAERAVDIFLTNLKAYAADQELPLNLVNYKTQY; from the coding sequence ATGGGAACCATCGTAAGTTTACACCAGCTTACCGCAGAGCAAGAAAAGCAAATTCGTGCAGCAGCTCCGGGCTATGAGCTGTTCATTGGTAAAGCCCAAGAGCTGGAGCCTGAACAAATCCGACAGGCAGAGGTCATTTTAGGCTGGTCCAAGCATATTTCCGAAGCGGCTTTGCATCCTGACAGCAAACTGAAATGGATACAGACCTGGTCGGCGGGCATTGATAAGCTGCCACTTGCAGAGCTGGAAAAGCGTCATATTTTACTCACCAATACAAGCGGCGTTCATGCCGTTCCGATTACGGAGCAAATCTTCGGGATGCTGCTGTCGCATACACGGTATTTACAGCAAGCAGTTCTCTTGCAACGTCAGAAAACATGGCAGCCACCGGAAGGCGACCTAACGGAATTACGCGGTAAAACGCTGCTGATTACGGGCGTGGGCGAAATCGGTCGTGAAACGGCCCGGATCGCAGAAGCCTTCGGCATGCGGGTGATCGGAGTTCGTCGTTCCGGCAAGGATGCCCCTCATGTGAAGCGCATGTACACAAATGAGCAATTACATGAAGCGATGGGAGAGGCGGATATCGTGGTAAATATTCTGCCATTCACCGAGGAAACCCGTCACTTCTTTGACGAAAAGGCATTTGCAGCCATGCGTAAGGGAGCTTTCTTCATTAATGTAGGTCGTGGCAACACTGTCCATACGGATGCACTTGTGCGCTCTCTGGAGCAAAAGCATATTGCCTTTGCCGGACTGGATGTATTCGAGGAAGAACCGCTACCCGCGTCACATCCACTGTGGAGTCTGGAGAATGTCCTGATTACGCCGCATATTGCAGGCGACACGGACCGTTACGCTGAACGGGCGGTAGATATTTTCCTCACCAATTTGAAAGCCTACGCAGCCGATCAGGAGCTGCCGCTGAATTTGGTTAACTACAAAACTCAGTATTAA